The proteins below are encoded in one region of Neodiprion virginianus isolate iyNeoVirg1 chromosome 7, iyNeoVirg1.1, whole genome shotgun sequence:
- the LOC124308462 gene encoding integrin alpha-PS5-like — MFYSGRCYTFYVAIVIFAVVLKRVATFSFDSENLILYEDAARSNQHRSSYFGYSLALWSSGNKDLNGSWIFIGAPRANSSRYPNAREPGTVFKCEIGKPCTEWSFEHSSIKPGDGSWLGGSIMTEKRSDANVLVCGPKWLDVLHSKTNQAIPMTGVCYKRAAKENNSNQDKTTIGISGNGKGHNSNGLGASIHIPDDSLRNAFIGGPLQRWGSGALTEIQWTFDGNQISNLLPFISLENYAYAGYAVTSGYYFNTVERITVTGAPRSAKLRGSVFQILGNFRYGTISSLGSGEQAGEYYGYALASCDVNGDGRDELLIGAPQWTKDVDEGRVYVLTGRRDRTFAVASRLEGRTPRGRFGSTITCLGDVDFDGYADVAVGAPYAGSGSVFVYRGSRSGLSNGHSQEIPAPESTKGFGISISEPRDVDHNGYADIAVGAYLSGHVALIRSKRVVTTKVTLKSDTRQITLQSDPFVFTITVCSSYKGVHVEKELSVENELTVDEVYNRAKVVIAKKNKQRHIFVHTLQKSKPNCENFLINVTKNDNIHQAIKLSVTQTFNERPTGGILRIGKDKIIGKDLFCHDCVVIDPIWSTVRAEHDVTLAAKCGSDSHTCRSKLEIVLETVDEFVIDSSPGLTLNISVKNVGEPAYHTKAMIRVPISLTVVDSVGCTDGTATGNYTEITCQIANPLETDKAKNISIYLDVSRIPRDIEKLDFTAEATTESDDISEGTGKTHHSIACRVETDVGISRKSTMDTIGFARTDQIENLPNKSFEHTYLVMNYGRTPISKVVLGVSVPTHWIQADEEIEVVRISEIRSKLDGNQLICENATENEGTEPSARIDATTMTEWLDEDSPSTNTKFSVIEGKVFSSYPDNRTIYVNSTNPSFKWRTINCEVAPFQSTQSVAEVTFAFELMLAKFPPKVIQAKDIIFFVTNGSIVISSLNVIDRQTVNNASDAIMIGTVLTGTQIERRIAIWILALAVFLAVLLLILITLGLLKFGFFKRSKKLELQALLQQQTDESTGTAGQANNATE, encoded by the exons ATGTTTTACTCGGGACGATGTTATACTTTTTACGTAGCCATCGTTATTTTTGCCGTTGTGCTGAAGCGCGTCGCGACTTTTAGTTTCGACAGCGAGAATTTAATTCTCTACGAGGACGCGGCTCGATCGAATCAGCATCGATCGAGCTATTTTGGGTATTCTTTGGCACTCTGGAGTTCGGGGAACAAGGACTTGAATGGATCGTGGATTTTTATTGGAGCGCCAAGAGCCAATTCGTCGAGATACCCGAACGCCAGAGAACCAGGAACTGTGTTCAAGTGCGAAATTGGCAAACCATGCACGGAATGGAGCTTCGAACACAGTTCGATTAAACCTGGAGACGGTTCTTGGCTCGGTGGATCAATTATGACGGAAAAGCGGTCAGATGCAAACGTTCTG GTATGTGGACCAAAGTGGCTGGATGTACTTCATTCTAAAACCAATCAAGCCATCCCGATGACAGGCGTTTGTTACAAGCGTGCagcgaaagaaaataattcgaatCAGGATAAGACTACGATAGGTATCAGCGGGAATGGCAAAGGGCATAACTCGAATGGACTCGGGGCTTCTATTCACATTCCCGATGATTCGTTGAGAAACGCCTTTATCGGTGGTCCGTTACAACGTTGGGGAAGCGGAGCACTGACGGAGATTCAATGGACGTTTGATGGAAATCAAATTTCCAACTTGCTGCCATTCATTTCGCTAGAGAACTACGCGTATGCCG GATACGCTGTAACATCGGGATACTATTTTAACACAGTTGAACGCATTACTGTGACCGGGGCACCAAGGAGTGCGAAACTTCGTGGCTctgtgtttcaaattttaggtAATTTTAGGTACGGTACTATATCCAGCTTGGGATCGGGAGAGCAGGCTGGGGAATATTACGGATACGCTTTGGCGTCTTGCGACGTCAACGGTGACGGAAGAGACGAGCTGCTCATCGGCGCGCCTCAATGGACCAAAGACGTGGACGAGGGAAGAGTTTACGTTCTGACGGGGAGGCGAGAT AGAACGTTCGCGGTCGCAAGTCGTCTGGAAGGAAGGACGCCGCGCGGAAGATTCGGATCGACGATCACCTGCCTCGGAGACGTCGACTTCGACGGATACGCGGACGTCGCCGTCGGTGCTCCGTACGCCGGAAGTGGGAGCGTATTCGTATACCGCGGAAGCAGGAGTGGATTGTCGAACGGACACAGTCAAGAAATCCCGGCCCCCGAAAGCACCAAAGGTTTCGGGATTTCGATTTCCGAACCAAGGGACGTCGACCACAACGGATACGCCGACATCGCGGTTGGCGCTTATTTGTCAGGGCACGTAGCTTTGATCCGATCGAAACGCGTCGTTACTACGAAAGTTACCCTGAAGAGCGACACGCGACAAATAACGCTCCAATCGGATCCCTTCGTCTTTACGATAACAGTCTGTTCTTCTTACAAAGGAGTTCACGTAGAAAAAGAACTGA GTGTGGAAAACGAATTAACGGTTGACGAAGTATACAACAGAGCAAAAGTTGTGATTgccaagaaaaataaacaaagacatatttttgttcataCGCTTCAAAAATCAAAGCCAAACTGTGAGAATTTTCTAATCAATGTG ACGAAGAATGACAATATTCATCAGGCGATCAAACTCTCCGTAACCCAGACTTTTAATGaacgtcctaccggtgggaTCCTGCGGATTGGCAAGGACAAGATAATTGGCAAGGATCTTTTCTGTCACGATTGCGTCGTAATCGATCCTATTTGGTCGACAGTCCGAGCCGAGCACGACGTAACATTGGCAGCCAAGTGCGGCAGTGACAGTCACACTTGCCGATCGAAGTTAGAAATTGTTCTGGAAACCGTCGACGAGTTTGTAATCGATTCTTCGCCAGGCTTGACGTTGAATATCAGTGTGAAAAATGTCGGGGAGCCGGCGTATCACACGAAGGCGATGATCCGTGTTCCGATTTCATTAACCGTCGTCGACAGTGTCGGATGTACCGATGGAACGGCGACGGGCAATTACACGGAAATTACATGTCAAATTGCAAATCCCTTGGAAACCGACAAAGCG aaaaatataagtatatactTGGATGTGTCAAGAATTCCACGGgatattgaaaaacttgatttCACGGCGGAAGCAACAACTGAGAGCGACGATATTTCGGAGGGAACCGGCAAAACTCATCATTCGATCGCGTGTCGAGTGGAAACTGATGTCGGCATTTCGCG AAAAAGTACAATGGACACGATCGGATTTGCTCGGACAGACCAAATAGAGAATTTACCGAACAAATCGTTTGAACACACGTATCTGGTGATGAACTACGGACGGACACCGATTTCGAAAGTCGTGCTCGGCGTCTCTGTTCCAACGCATTGGATCCAAGCCGACGAGGAAATCGAAGTAGTCAGAATCAGCGAAATACGTAGTAAACTGGACGGGAATCAACTGATCTGTGAGAATGCGACCGAAAACGAAGGTACAGAACCGTCAGCCAGGATCGACGCAACGACGATGACCGAGTGGCTGGACGAAGACTCGCCTTCGACGAACACGAAGTTTTCAGTCATCGAGGGCAAAGTGTTCAGCAGTTATCCCGACAACAGGACGATATACGTCAATTCCACGAATCCTTCGTTCAAATGGAGGACGATAAACTGCGAGGTGGCGCCTTTCCAAAGCACGCAATCGGTAGCCGAAGTTACTTTCGCGTTCGAGTTGATGCTGGCGAAGTTTCCGC CCAAAGTCATCCAAGCGAAAGATATAATATTCTTCGTAACGAATGGCAGTATCGTGATTTCGTCACTCAACGTCATTGACCGTCAAACTGTGAACAACGCATCCGACGCAATAATGATTGGCACAGTGTTGACTGGAACCCAAATTGAACGTCGTATAGCCATATGGATCTTAGCCTTGGCTGTATTTTTGGCTGTGTTACTTTTGATCTTGATTACACTTGGACTACTGAAATTCGGCTTCTTCAAGAGAAGCAAGAAGCTGGAACTTCAAGCTCTACTGCAGCAACAAACCGAT GAGTCTACTGGAACTGCTGGTCAAGCCAATAATGCAACGGAATAA
- the LOC124308463 gene encoding spidroin-2-like has translation MASSPVLNPDIPYVGEVEGGLFPGKMVKVQGKIPPQAVRFAINYQLGPNINPRDDIAIHVSPRFPEGFVTRNHIESMSWGREENEGPLWLVPGEEFEIIILCEQPCYKIAINGRHFTEFAHRLPYKKVTHLVIDGDVEVASIRYESGTPAAPQSPSAPIVPDVPAADFGPPGPGGLYPTLKNQDPMGPQGGGYQPPGNYGSHPDAYGGPGGYNPPRAYGYQPGYEKPEEEAAFGGCMDKVGLALGGLVAAGGVAAAMHAMNKKKEQEQDHEKSDASKTQSEREGGFGGFDMASIGSALASTLASGGLQGDNRSYPGSGYPPHDSNSGGGGVLGSILGALGSGGGGGGGGYQPSYAPQQSGGGDPLGGALSSILGGVLGGGGAGRNQQPSYQPGYQPGYQPSGGYNYQQSGGYPSNQGSDGSNLLSGIGSAIGSSLFNSALDGLSKHGKDKPQGYNNQPQGPVNYGMQNDSPSPRPASGPAGPPSSGGGSKLTAAEISRGLGLGDDED, from the exons ATGGCCTCGTCTCCAGTTTTAAACCCC GATATTCCCTATGTTGGCGAGGTAGAGGGTGGACTCTTTCCTGGCAAAATGGTCAAAGTCCAGGGAAAAATACCGCCGCAAGCAGTTCGATTTGCAATAAATTACCAGCTGGGGCCGAACATAAACCCCCGAGATGATATAGCTATTCATGTATCGCCTCGATTCCCAGAGGGTTTTGTTACCAGAAATCATATAGAGTCGATGAGCTGGGGCAGGGAAGAAAATGAAGGTCCCCTTTGGCTAGTACCGGGTGAAGAATTCGAGATAATTATATTATGCGAGCAGCCTTGCTACAAGATCGCTATCAATGGCAGGCACTTCACGGAGTTTGCCCATCGTCTACCCTATAAAAAAGTAACTCACTTGGTCATCGACGGCGATGTCGAAGTCGCTTCCATCAGATACGAGAGCGGCACTCCAGCCGCACCACAGTCGCCAAGTGCACCAATTGTGCCAGATGTTCCCGCAGCTGATTTTGGACCACCAG GTCCAGGAGGCCTGTATCCAACCTTGAAAAATCAGGACCCTATGGGACCTCAGGGAGGTGGCTACCAGCCTCCAGGTAATTACGGGTCACATCCAGATGCCTACGGTGGACCCGGCGGATACAATCCACCAAGGGCTTACGGTTATCAGCCGGGCTATGAGAAGCCTGAAGAAGAAGCTGCATTTGGAGGATGTATGGACAAAGTGGGCCTTGCTCTTGGTGGACTTGTTGCAGCTGGTGGTGTTGCGGCAGCTATGCATGCCATGAAT aaaaaaaaggaacaggAGCAAGATCATGAGAAATCAGATGCGTCCAAAACGCAATCAGAAAGAGAAGGGGGTTTTGGCGGTTTTGATATGGCCTCAATTGGCTCCGCTTTGGCAAGCACGCTGGCTTCTGGTGGTTTACAAGGTGACAACAGATCTTATCCCGGGAGTGGCTATCCGCCTCATGATTCCAATAGCGGTGGCGGTGGCGTGTTGGGATCCATCTTAGGAGCACTTG GCAGTGGAGGTGGTGGCGGCGGTGGTGGATATCAGCCGTCGTACGCACCGCAGCAATCTGGAGGAGGCGACCCGCTCGGTGGAGCCTTGAGCTCAATCCTGGGTGGCGTTCTTGGAGGCGGAGGAGCAGGACGAAACCAGCAACCGAGTTACCAGCCAGGTTATCAGCCTGGATACCAGCCGTCCGGGGGATACAATTATCAGCAATCAGGTGGATACCCTTCTAACCAAGGTTCTGATGGTTCTAATCTTTTATCGGGAATCGGTTCAGCCATTGGATCATCGCTCTTCAACTCCGCTCTAGACGGGCTAAGCAAGCATGGCAAGGAC AAGCCTCAAGGATACAACAACCAGCCACAGGGGCCAGTCAACTACGGAATGCAAAATGATTCTCCCAGCCCTCGACCCGCCTCAGGTCCGGCAGGTCCCCCTTCGTCTGGCGGAGGTAGCAAGCTTACGGCTGCAGAAATTTCTCGTGGACTTGGTCTTGGCGACGACGAGGACTAA